One Pseudonocardia sp. HH130630-07 genomic window carries:
- a CDS encoding salicylate synthase, with the protein MSTATDSPHRDIPGTAPAVDPIAGGAALARLVDPAEPFVLYERDRVVGVALGAAAELVVTPTGLRVTDVHGRTRTEPIDGTALDRIAAAVGDFVPAGRRAYGWAAFELSYLIHGLPVPAGAGDLLRLVLPTTEVRVSTTGTDIVHTDDPERARDLRRAVSEATPGPERGTPIPVDEDDGADRYRRIVATAISEIHADRFRKVILSRAVPVAGDVDLVATYERGRRNNTPARSFLLRLGGLTAAGFSPETVVEVTDDGAFSTQPLAGTRARHGDDLVDGALRDELLQDPKEIYEHAVSVQTAQDEVADVAAPGSVHVDGFMHVVPRGSVQHLASRVRGRLRPGATAWDALARLFPAVTASGLPKTNACAAISRHEDGPRGLYSGAVLTIDGDGGLDAALALRTLYQQEGRTWLRAGAGIVGTSDPDRELEETREKLRSVSRFLIAREQVRR; encoded by the coding sequence ATGTCCACTGCCACCGACAGCCCCCACAGGGACATCCCCGGCACGGCCCCGGCGGTCGACCCGATCGCCGGGGGAGCCGCGCTGGCCCGGCTCGTCGACCCTGCCGAGCCGTTCGTTCTCTACGAGCGCGACCGTGTCGTCGGGGTCGCGCTGGGCGCGGCCGCCGAGCTCGTCGTCACCCCCACCGGCCTGCGGGTCACCGACGTCCACGGCCGTACCCGGACCGAGCCGATCGACGGCACCGCACTCGACCGGATCGCCGCCGCTGTCGGGGACTTCGTGCCCGCCGGGCGACGTGCCTACGGGTGGGCGGCGTTCGAGCTGTCCTACCTGATCCACGGCCTGCCGGTGCCCGCCGGCGCCGGCGACCTGCTCCGTCTCGTGCTGCCGACGACCGAGGTCAGGGTGTCCACCACGGGTACCGACATCGTCCACACCGACGACCCGGAGCGCGCCCGGGACCTCCGTCGCGCGGTCTCCGAAGCCACCCCCGGCCCTGAGCGCGGTACGCCGATCCCGGTCGACGAGGACGACGGCGCCGACCGCTACCGCCGGATCGTCGCCACCGCCATCTCCGAGATCCACGCCGACCGGTTCCGCAAGGTGATCCTGTCCCGTGCGGTGCCCGTCGCCGGGGACGTCGACCTCGTCGCGACCTACGAGCGCGGCCGGCGCAACAACACGCCCGCGCGGTCGTTCCTGCTGCGGCTAGGCGGACTCACCGCTGCCGGGTTCAGCCCGGAGACCGTCGTCGAGGTCACCGATGACGGCGCGTTCTCGACCCAACCGCTAGCGGGCACGCGTGCCCGGCACGGCGACGATCTCGTCGACGGCGCGCTGCGGGACGAGCTGCTGCAGGATCCCAAGGAGATCTACGAGCACGCCGTCTCAGTGCAGACCGCCCAGGACGAGGTGGCCGACGTCGCCGCCCCCGGGTCGGTCCACGTCGACGGCTTCATGCACGTCGTCCCGCGTGGCAGCGTCCAACACCTCGCATCGCGTGTCCGGGGCCGGCTGCGTCCCGGCGCGACAGCGTGGGACGCGCTGGCCCGCCTGTTCCCCGCGGTCACCGCGTCCGGGCTGCCCAAGACCAACGCCTGCGCCGCCATCTCCCGGCACGAGGACGGGCCGCGCGGCCTCTACAGCGGTGCGGTCCTCACCATCGACGGCGACGGCGGCCTCGACGCCGCACTCGCCCTGCGGACCCTCTACCAGCAGGAAGGCCGCACCTGGCTGCGCGCCGGAGCCGGCATCGTCGGCACCTCCGATCCGGACCGCGAGCTGGAGGAGACCCGGGAGAAGCTGCGTAGCGTCAGCCGCTTCCTGATCGCCCGCGAGCAGGTGCGCCGATGA
- a CDS encoding ABC transporter substrate-binding protein: protein MHGTRRIVSGAMLAILTLLALTACGSAAEPGGDQPAGGQGSGTFPVTIAHALGEATIPAAPTRIVALSYEQDLLSQIGITTIGHNENAVTPGKPYPWEEGKVDFTGSTAVVEPSQEVNLEKIAALDPDVILATNLSTIDKFYPQLSRIAPTVTYQKGWNSDTWQENAALIGKAVGKEADVARVVQGVEKKIADTAAAIPGLRGKTYATAYYYERGTFVVPTDSTTTMPQVYAALGLRIDPEIAANVKNRSLSAEQIGLLDVDYLSLSFANADLRSQLFADPLFAGLDVVKQQRHFESDEAGAVAENYPSVLNIPWTIDRQVDVLKKVGAATG from the coding sequence ATGCACGGAACCAGGAGGATCGTCAGCGGCGCGATGCTCGCGATCCTGACACTGCTTGCACTCACCGCCTGCGGCAGCGCTGCGGAGCCCGGCGGCGACCAGCCCGCGGGCGGTCAGGGCTCCGGGACGTTCCCGGTCACCATCGCCCACGCGCTGGGCGAGGCCACGATCCCGGCGGCGCCCACCCGGATCGTGGCGCTCAGCTACGAGCAGGACCTGCTGAGCCAGATCGGGATCACCACCATCGGGCACAACGAGAACGCCGTCACCCCCGGCAAGCCGTACCCGTGGGAGGAGGGCAAGGTCGACTTCACGGGCAGCACGGCCGTGGTCGAGCCGTCCCAGGAGGTGAACCTCGAGAAGATCGCCGCGCTCGACCCGGACGTCATCCTGGCGACCAACCTCAGCACGATCGACAAGTTCTACCCGCAGCTCAGCCGGATCGCGCCCACGGTCACCTACCAGAAGGGCTGGAACTCCGACACCTGGCAGGAGAACGCGGCGCTGATCGGCAAGGCAGTCGGCAAGGAAGCCGATGTCGCCCGCGTGGTCCAGGGCGTCGAGAAGAAGATCGCCGACACGGCCGCGGCCATCCCCGGCCTGCGGGGGAAGACCTACGCCACCGCCTACTACTACGAGCGCGGGACGTTCGTCGTCCCCACCGACTCCACGACCACGATGCCCCAGGTCTACGCGGCTCTCGGGCTGAGGATCGACCCGGAGATCGCCGCGAACGTGAAGAACCGGTCGCTGTCGGCCGAACAGATCGGCCTGCTCGACGTCGACTACCTGTCGTTGTCGTTCGCCAACGCCGACCTGCGGTCCCAGCTGTTCGCCGATCCGCTGTTCGCCGGCCTCGACGTCGTGAAGCAGCAGCGCCACTTCGAGTCCGATGAGGCCGGCGCGGTCGCCGAGAACTACCCCTCGGTCCTCAACATCCCCTGGACCATCGACCGCCAGGTCGACGTCCTCAAGAAGGTCGGCGCCGCGACCGGCTGA
- a CDS encoding formyltransferase family protein: protein MIFVGDGALLWRAVRYALDRGHTVDAVCHGPRSAAPEGLSALVVVHEVADGAALDGLAGDLTARCGDGLLWSLDNPFLLRDGLLGSGLRMLNVHGGPLPGYRGLPLATVAHAILNGEREFAATLHGIEAGIDTGPVLAESRFPIDDDAVFEDVMTDLVDAAHEVFTEHLDAVVAGVGPTPYRPDGMPGYYGVAEARAITGMRDHPRYDRATELGFFADVYPEAALAWGTAGT, encoded by the coding sequence ATGATCTTCGTCGGGGACGGGGCACTGCTGTGGCGGGCCGTCCGGTACGCACTGGACCGCGGGCACACCGTGGACGCGGTCTGCCACGGCCCGCGCAGCGCCGCACCCGAGGGGCTGTCTGCCCTGGTCGTCGTGCACGAGGTCGCCGACGGCGCCGCGCTCGACGGGCTGGCCGGAGACCTCACGGCCCGGTGCGGCGACGGGCTGCTGTGGTCGCTCGACAACCCGTTCCTGCTGCGCGACGGCCTGCTCGGCTCGGGTCTGCGGATGCTCAACGTGCACGGCGGGCCGCTGCCCGGCTACCGGGGACTCCCGCTCGCGACGGTGGCCCACGCCATCCTCAACGGCGAGCGGGAGTTCGCGGCGACCCTGCACGGGATAGAGGCCGGGATCGACACCGGACCGGTGCTGGCCGAGTCCCGGTTCCCCATCGACGACGACGCCGTCTTCGAGGACGTGATGACCGACCTCGTCGACGCCGCGCACGAGGTGTTCACCGAGCACCTCGACGCGGTCGTCGCCGGCGTCGGACCGACGCCGTACCGGCCCGACGGAATGCCCGGCTACTACGGCGTCGCCGAAGCCCGCGCCATCACCGGCATGCGCGACCACCCGAGGTACGACCGGGCGACCGAGCTCGGCTTCTTCGCCGACGTCTACCCCGAGGCCGCGCTGGCCTGGGGCACGGCCGGAACGTGA
- a CDS encoding MFS transporter: protein MLDLSPLREDRTFRNLFVGRTILLFGVGVVAVTVPLEVYTRTGSTPTVGLVSAVESVAFLTGFLAGGVLADRTDRWRLVRITWALSGASFALLAVNAAVWESTPLTALFVAANGLSGSVCITAMLAVMPSIVDRSKLHAVGALNTVSLRLGSVLAPVLGGLTFAVGSAAWNYVAGAAAAAVTWLLLAVTPRPGHGRIATPPVEDPEAPGADGSAPDTAEGPLRALRTGGRFVLGEPAVLGVMVAGVVGMLGGGSVVLVPALVAARFDGLPVAVGAIYAALALGVVLGSLASGWVRRHPRPGLLLLALMVGCFALYALAGAAPALWLTLVALVAAGAVNAVEEVLRYALLQLSTPDALLGRVNSLFSAQAMGGAAVGALVAGTVGGIVGDADALWVYNAVMTVVAFLAGALLRPLRRITRESVEERVA, encoded by the coding sequence ATGCTTGACCTCAGCCCGCTGCGCGAGGACCGGACCTTCCGGAACCTGTTCGTCGGGCGCACGATCCTGCTGTTCGGGGTCGGCGTCGTCGCGGTGACCGTGCCGCTGGAGGTTTACACCCGCACCGGCTCCACCCCGACCGTCGGGCTGGTGTCCGCCGTCGAGTCGGTCGCGTTCCTGACCGGGTTCCTCGCCGGTGGCGTGCTGGCCGACCGCACCGACCGCTGGCGGCTCGTCCGCATCACCTGGGCGCTGAGTGGGGCCTCGTTCGCGCTGCTCGCCGTCAACGCCGCGGTGTGGGAGTCGACCCCGCTCACCGCGTTGTTCGTCGCGGCCAATGGGCTGTCCGGATCGGTCTGCATCACCGCCATGCTCGCCGTGATGCCGTCCATCGTGGATCGTTCGAAGCTGCACGCGGTCGGCGCGCTCAACACCGTGTCGCTGCGGCTGGGCTCGGTTCTGGCCCCGGTCCTCGGCGGTCTCACCTTCGCTGTCGGCTCCGCTGCCTGGAACTACGTCGCCGGCGCGGCGGCCGCTGCGGTTACCTGGCTGCTGCTCGCGGTCACCCCGCGGCCCGGCCACGGCCGGATCGCGACGCCCCCGGTCGAGGATCCGGAGGCTCCCGGCGCGGACGGGTCTGCCCCGGACACCGCGGAGGGCCCGCTGCGCGCGCTGCGCACCGGTGGCCGGTTCGTCCTGGGCGAGCCCGCGGTGCTCGGGGTGATGGTCGCCGGGGTGGTGGGCATGCTCGGCGGCGGCTCGGTCGTGCTGGTCCCGGCGCTGGTCGCGGCTCGCTTCGACGGTCTCCCGGTCGCCGTCGGCGCGATCTACGCCGCGCTCGCGCTGGGCGTCGTGCTGGGCTCGCTGGCCAGCGGCTGGGTCCGGCGCCATCCACGGCCCGGGCTGCTGCTGCTCGCGCTGATGGTCGGGTGCTTCGCCCTCTACGCGCTGGCCGGTGCCGCCCCCGCGCTGTGGCTGACGCTCGTCGCGCTCGTCGCGGCCGGCGCGGTCAACGCGGTCGAGGAGGTGCTGCGCTACGCGCTGCTGCAGCTGAGCACCCCCGACGCGCTGCTCGGGCGGGTCAACAGCCTGTTCTCCGCCCAGGCGATGGGCGGCGCCGCGGTCGGCGCCCTTGTCGCCGGGACGGTCGGGGGGATCGTCGGCGACGCCGACGCCCTGTGGGTCTACAACGCCGTGATGACGGTGGTCGCGTTCCTGGCGGGGGCCCTGCTGCGTCCGCTGCGCCGCATCACCCGGGAGTCGGTCGAGGAGCGAGTCGCATGA